The following proteins come from a genomic window of Metarhizium brunneum chromosome 2, complete sequence:
- the sre1 gene encoding Sterol regulatory element-binding protein 1 — MADEDTANHFGFEDPNFAFINESAAATEASANPSSLAEADPSAQQQQRQQQQQQPPQPQQQQLYPPSTSTSNWDFQATPAYDNVDIGASTAPTTQPGVSAPAWSFPVFDQSPDGPFNFTGFTPSDVNSNVVFGGPNAEALNTARQQAAVPMSPALQQKLRNIAMPPHLQYSSPKSASSPDSANNDSKGGTASSPEQGDGLKRDSRKRKVSSDPEDEDDVDDDDKPVKKTAHNMIEKRYRTNINDKIAALRDSVPSLRIMCKSARGEDTTEDREELHGLTPAHKLNKATVLSKATEYIRHLEKRNNRLLEENAAMQARIAAFEKLFMAGAMNGSISPMQHPPTPMQYAQDNPQQFSSSPMGTPQPSNPASSGMIQVPDDMKRIISAQMAVGQPYPVPQQSFRGGNPSMMRQQQIQQQHQQAQQAQQNGFFQGNPYFGKLMVGSLAGLMIIEAVRESEASTETTEGRGLFALPLHLLGSVASSLDVHIMGYHALSSLKTLLLLGTFLWIFVPSLFASSDSKSRKPQAAVLRKAPSLASSIQIRRQAWLTSIQTVWVPRRNFFLEAAALILKAMKLSLRNVFGTHVFHMLTGMTREQEIARVKAWSIALDSQLAGGDVDICKSRLVLTLLASGTLPDTPIRLMLKALHIRVLLWRVTSSGIVQAGVNIIAAELARSKWNEARQLNQLLAQLRRGDSSSVPHDDELPEHLVALVEQDCDDVLSPQVIQRAHNLAFNMDTTQNVTEPIDNMDSVVDDVAISSPLDAVAAWWSTQVLHRVLGDALDRDAPSKPDTAEGAIDIATRVSPIGSYAQMRAILARAVLVKQSRGAHIAAALQALKSDRLTGPFSKSNLIVGHRFDDFSADFSIALRCAMAIAHLTRVASTPNAKLANVDSLNSIVRPENMACMSLLGFTSVMELMDYLLLHKDHDQSIEFILEKLAATLRLWVGGQFASHCGIHAELRQRVVERCLAVTKSLVGMEIDTGYGSMSDDETVQE; from the exons atggccgacgaggacacTGCGAACCATTTTGGGTTCGAGGACCCAAATTTCGCTTTCATCAACGAGTCTGCTGCGGCGACAGAAGCTTCGGCAAATCCCTCATCCCTAGCTGAGGCCGACCCCAGcgcccaacaacaacagcgtcaacaacaacaacaacagccgccgcagccgcaacagcagcaactcTACCCCCCATCTACGAGCACATCAAACTGGGACTTTCAAGCCACGCCAGCGTACGACAACGTCGACATAGGCGCAAGTACCGCGCCAACAACCCAGCCCGGCGTTAGTGCTCCTGCCTGGTCCTTTCCTGTATTTGACCAATCCCCGGACGGGCCGTTTAACTTTACTGGCTTCACACCATCAGATGTCAATTCGAACGTCGTGTTCGGAGGCCCGAATGCAGAGGCTCTGAACACTGCCAGACAACAAGCTGCGGTGCCAATGTCGCCAGCTCTTCAGCAGAAATTACGGAACATTGCGATGCCCCCCCACCTTCAGTACAGCTCGCCCAAGAGTGCCTCAAGCCCAGATTCTGCTAACAATGACTCCAAAGGAGGCACCGCCTCGTCACCAGAGCAAGGTGATGGATTAAAAAGGGATTCCAGGAAACGAAAGGTGTCGTCGGACccagaggatgaagacgacgttgacgatgatgacaagCCAGTCAAGAAAACCGCTCACAATATGATTGAGAAGCGGTATCGGACCAACATCAACGATAAGATTGCCGCCCTACGAGACAGCGTTCCCAGCCTGCGGATTATGTGCAAGAGTGCCAGGGGCGAAGATACCACAGAGGATCGAGAGGAGTTGCATGGGCTTACACCGGCTCATAAGTTGAACAAAGCAACG GTCCTAAGCAAAGCCACTGAATATATTCGGCATCTTGAGAAGCGAAATAATCGTCTGCTGGAAGAAAATGCTGCCATGCAAGCCCGTATTGCCGCTTTCGAGAAGCTGTTTATGGCTGGCGCTATGAACGGATCTATCAGCCCTATGCAACATCCTCCGACTCCCATGCAATATGCTCAAGACAACCCGCAACAATTCAGTAGCTCGCCCATGGGCACTCCCCAACCTAGCAACCCGGCATCTTCTGGCATGATTCAGGTACCCGACGACATGAAGAGAATCATCTCGGCCCAAATGGCTGTCGGTCAGCCGTACCCAGTGCCCCAACAATCCTTCCGCGGCGGCAACCCTTCGATGATGCGACAGCAACAGATacaacagcaacaccagcaagCCCAGCAAGCCCAACAAAACGGCTTCTTCCAAGGCAATCCTTATTTTGGAAAGCTCATGGTGGGCTCTCTCGCTGGTCTCATGATTATCGAGGCTGTGCGAGAGTCGGAAGCTAGCACGGAAACGACAGAAGGACGTGGTCTCTTCGCCTTGCCACTTCACCTGCTTGGGTCCGTGGCCTCAAGTCTTGATGTGCACATCATGGGGTATCATGCTCTGTCGTCTTTGAAGACTctgttgctgttgggcaCATTTCTTTGGATTTTTGTGCCCTCCTTGTTTGCTTCTTCCGACTCAAAGTCCAGAAAGCCACAAGCCGCCGTGCTACGCAAAGCTCCATCCTTGGCATCCTCTATTCAAATCCGGCGACAGGCTTGGCTCACGTCAATTCAAACTGTCTGGGTCCCTCGGCGCAACTTTTTCCTTGAAGCCGCAGCACTCATTCTGAAGGCGATGAAGCTTAGCTTACGTAATGTTTTCGGAACTCACGTTTTCCACATGCTCACAGGGATGACCCGGGAGCAAGAAATCGCCAGAGTAAAGGCCTGGTCCATTGCCTTGGACTCGCAACTGGCAGGTGGAGATGTGGACATTTGCAAGAGCCGATTGGTCTTGACTCTGCTTGCATCTGGCACCTTGCCTGACACTCCCATCCGGCTCATGCTGAAGGCACTCCATATCCGTGTTCTCCTGTGGCGAGTGACGAGCAGCGGAATTGTGCAGGCAGGTGTGAACATTATTGCTGCAGAACTGGCTAGGTCAAAGTGGAACGAAGCCCGGCAACTAAACCAACTTCTTGCTCAGTTGCGCCGTGGGGACTCGAGTTCTGTGCCACATGACGACGAACTTCCTGAGCATCTTGTCGCCTTGGTCGAACAGGATTGTGATGATGTTCTCAGCCCGCAAGTCATTCAGCGTGCCCACAACTTGGCCTTCAACATGGATACAACCCAGAATGTTACGGAACCCATCGACAACATGGATAGTGTGGTCGATGATGTTGCTATAAGTTCTCCCTTGGATGCCGTGGCTGCATGGTGGTCCACCCAGGTTCTGCACCGCGTCCTTGGCGATGCCCTGGATAGGGACGCGCCGTCAAAACCAGATACGGCGGAAGGTGCCATCGACATAGCCACCCGTGTGTCGCCGATTGGCTCATATGCTCAGATGCGCGCCATATTGGCTCGTGCCGTGCTTGTGAAACAGTCTCGCGGAGCTCATATTGCAGCCGCGCTGCAGGCTCTCAAGTCAGACAGGCTCACAGGCCCATTCTCGAAATCGAATCTGATCGTCGGCCATCGATTTGACGACTTTTCAGCCGACTTTTCAATTGCTTTGCGAtgtgccatggccattgcaCATCTTACGCGGGTGGCGAGCACGCCCAATGCCAAATTGGCCAATGTGGACTCGCTCAACTCCATTGTACGACCCGAAAACATGGCATGCATGTCCTTACTAGGATTCACTTCGGTGATGGAACTCATGGATTACTTACTACTCCACAAGGACCACGACCAGAGCATTGAGTTCATTCTGGAAAAGCTCGCCGCAACTCTGCGTCTATGGGTCGGCGGGCAATTTGCGAGCCACTGTGGTATTCATGCTGAACTACGGCAGCGGGTGGTGGAGAGATGTCTCGCGGTTACGAAGAGCTTGGTCGGCATGGAAATAGATACTGGCTACGGCAGTATGAGTGATGACGAGACCGTGCAGGAATGA
- the srs2 gene encoding ATP-dependent DNA helicase srs2, giving the protein MEIPHPETILNSLNEAQRRAVTSNSPTVAILAGPGSGKTHTLTSRVVWLVQHVGYQPADVIVATFTVKAAREMKGRIGKRLGEECEKKIVLGTFHSIARRYLAVYGKRIGLDPKFGIADDGDSRAIIQRIIKRLDLQIEPAHAKSWISKKKSKGTTPVPKQSGRRPNETPSLNECYTAYQDHLARSNLLDYDDLLVRCVELLQEHPSCVSNVQAVLIDEYQDTNGIQYDLMKLFAQARQRITIVGDPDQSIYGWRSAEIKNLYRLLRDYPETDEISLEENYRSSQLILDMSLQVIQQDSKRYQKVLLPVHTKGTKPVLRSLKSSSREGEWIVSELRRAITMFGGAIKNEDVAILLRSAYLSRHIESALGKAGISYRMIGGHKFYERKEIKILLDYLRVVYQPNMNDALARIINVPRRGIGETTIKSLLEEAEMSKLSLWALLWRHCRGGRRATTKLRPNMEQKLNTELLRIISSLRQNMEDINASGSMSLVDLIEQLINQLSFKKYLEAEYQEDHEQRWANVQELLSLANDFVRDYDNEGEEEALPEIENLDQVKDNDILGKFLANVALASDAQSGDKEQDKASQVTISTIHASKGLEWPVVFIPSVYGGSIPHSRAEDMDEERRLLYVAMTRAKALLYLSCPLYASQGLGNKVELSPFVSAFAGSFAQKGPSFDRPVVEGVGRILGRAIPSEKSIFDKIPIMFCPEDDQYPIDPFDHENPDYLDPHDGNSYGRPPKKQKTQHYVNNGGTAQEKPWKPDYSTTMEQSSGFTMSSLPGFASASTHRTALAASGVEAEMSRNAAGKAYSNRSVKGTTNRRPDQRSLLGFVTTESRQLATAAGMKPAPRDFSLTRYQAAASRAAHRTSQPAVNVNTEATIDPTFAKHKVTGAKPISRPNVAQSTMKEPSAKHYACFSSSPTRPLSPEPQHDEGKAATTVSQRPATVFHSTTFTSMKPAGGIRRPVGLGPPPSMDRLRKPFKPLTINRPKGPPGNS; this is encoded by the coding sequence ATGGAAATTCCACATCCAGAAACAATCTTGAATTCTTTAAACGAGGCTCAACGCCGGGCAGTCACATCAAACTCCCCCACAGTTGCTATATTGGCTGGCCCAGGCAGCGGAAAAACACACACACTGACATCTCGTGTCGTATGGCTTGTCCAACATGTGGGCTATCAGCCCGCTGATGTCATTGTCGCGACATTCACCGTCAAAGCTGCTCGGGAAATGAAGGGCAGAATTGGCAAAAGACTCGGCGAAGAATGTGAGAAGAAAATAGTACTCGGAACTTTCCATTCCATTGCTCGAAGATATCTAGCTGTCTACGGCAAGCGCATTGGCCTGGACCCCAAGTTTGGAATTGCTGACGATGGAGACTCCCGCGCTATCATTCAAAGAATCATCAAAAGACTTGATTTGCAGATTGAACCCGCACACGCCAAAAGCTGGATTAGCAAGAAGAAGTCCAAGGGCACGACACCAGTACCAAAACAGAGTGGAAGGCGGCCAAATGAGACCCCTTCGCTCAATGAGTGTTATACCGCATACCAAGACCATCTCGCCAGATCAAATCTACTCGACTATGACGATTTGTTGGTTCGATGCGTTGAGCTTTTGCAAGAGCACCCATCATGCGTGTCCAACGTTCAGGCGGTTCTGATTGACGAGTACCAGGATACCAACGGCATACAATATGATTTGATGAAGCTGTTTGCACAGGCTCGACAGCGAATTACCATAGTCGGAGACCCCGATCAAAGTATTTACGGGTGGCGCTCGGCAGAAATCAAGAATCTCTATCGGCTCTTGAGAGACTACCCCGAGACTGACGAGATATCATTGGAAGAGAATTACCGATCGTCACAGTTGATTCTCGACATGTCGCTGCAGGTTATTCAGCAGGATTCAAAGCGATATCAAAAAGTCCTTTTGCCGGTGCATACTAAGGGTACCAAGCCGGTGCTCCGGAGTCTTAAAAGTTCCTCTAGAGAAGGGGAATGGATTGTATCCGAATTGAGAAGAGCCATTACTATGTTTGGGGGGGCCATAAAGAATGAAGATGTGGCGATATTGCTAAGGTCGGCGTACCTGTCCAGACACATTGAGTCTGCCCTGGGCAAGGCCGGTATCTCGTACCGCATGATAGGAGGACACAAATTTTACGAAAGAAAGGAGATTAAAATCCTGCTTGACTACCTCCGCGTAGTTTACCAGCCGAATATGAATGACGCTCTGGCAAGAATTATCAATGTACCTCGAAGAGGTATAGGAGAGACTACAATAAAGTCTCTCCTGGAGGAAGCAGAGATGTCAAAGCTTAGCCTGTGGGCACTGTTATGGAGGCACTGCCGTGGAGGTCGACGGGCAACAACGAAACTTCGCCCAAACATGGAGCAAAAATTAAATACGGAGCTTCTGAGGATCATCTCTTCTCTGCGGCAAAACATGGAGGATATTAATGCAAGTGGTTCCATGTCTCTGGTGGATCTGATTGAACAACTGATAAATCAGTTATCCTTCAAGAAGTATCTGGAGGCAGAATATCAGGAGGACCACGAACAACGGTGGGCCAACGTACAAGAACTTCTGAGTTTGGCAAACGACTTCGTGCGTGATTATGACAAtgaaggagaggaagaggctcTGCCCGAGATTGAAAACCTCGATCAAGTAAAGGATAATGATATCCTAGGTAAATTTCTGGCCAATGTGGCTCTTGCGTCCGACGCCCAGTCGGGTGACAAGGAACAAGACAAAGCATCGCAGGTGACAATATCAACTATCCACGCCTCCAAAGGCCTAGAATGGCCTGTCGTATTTATCCCCTCGGTCTACGGGGGGTCAATACCTCATTCCCGAGCCGAAGACATGGATGAAGAGAGAAGATTACTCTATGTGGCcatgacaagggcaaaggcCTTGCTGTATTTGAGCTGTCCGCTATATGCATCTCAAGGACTAGGCAACAAGGTCGAACTCTCGCCATTTGTCTCAGCATTTGCCGGGTCCTTTGCACAAAAAGGACCGTCATTCGATAGGCCTGTCGTGGAAGGGGTAGGCAGGATTCTCGGCCGAGCGATACCGTCTGAGAAGTCAATCTTCGACAAGATACCAATCATGTTTTGTCCCGAGGATGATCAATATCCAATTGATCCTTTCGACCACGAGAATCCTGATTATCTCGATCCACATGACGGTAACTCATACGGCAGACCGccaaagaagcaaaagacaCAACATTATGTAAATAATGGCGGTACGGCACAGGAGAAGCCATGGAAACCAGATTATTCCACGACAATGGAGCAGTCTTCCGGATTCACAATGTCCTCCCTGCCTGGATTCGCTAGTGCAAGCACACATCGAACGGCTCTAGCAGCATCTGGCGTCGAGGCAGAGATGTCCCGGAATGCCGCCGGCAAAGCCTACTCAAACCGAAGTGTTAAAGGAACCACTAATCGACGACCGGACCAAAGAAGCTTGCTTGGATTTGTGACAACGGAATCCAGGCAACTCGCGACCGCTGCAGGCATGAAGCCTGCACCAAGAGATTTTTCTCTCACTCGATATCAGGCAGCCGCATCACGAGCAGCCCACCGAACTTCTCAGCCTGCTGTCAACGTTAACACAGAAGCAACTATAGACCCAACGTTTGCCAAACACAAGGTTACAGGTGCCAAACCTATTTCACGGCCCAATGTAGCCCAGTCGACGATGAAAGAACCTTCCGCCAAACATTACGCCTGTTTTTCGAGCTCCCCTACGCGACCACTATCACCAGAGCCGCAACATGACGAGGGAAAGGCTGCGACAACAGTTTCGCAGCGCCCAGCAACTGTCTTCCACTCGACAACGTTCACATCCATGAAGCCAGCTGGCGGCATAAGGCGACCAGTTGGCCTCGGTCCCCCACCATCAATGGATCGTCTCCGGAAACCGTTCAAGCCTCTCACGATTAATCGTCCAAAGGGCCCACCGGGTAATTCATAA
- the CDase_0 gene encoding Neutral ceramidase has product MAYSTAGPSQGLGLSRSSIYSLFFLVALCVLSTLAACGSAAATGDKYLIGVGKADITGPVVEIGFAGYANLDQKGTGLRQRLHSRAFIVADKNNPDDRFVYLVLDSQSGDTATRYGVLDGLKNLGAEYSIYGHNNIALTGTHSHAGPGAWFNYLLPQITTLGFDKQSYQALVDGAVLSIKRAHENLQDGYLDAGTTRVKDGAINRSLYAYLANPESERKQYEDDTDTLMTLLRFKRASDNKDIGVLTWFPVHGTSLLGNNTHAAADNKGVAAWMFENAMKDNSNAADGFVAGFSQANVGDTTPNVLGAYCDDGSGQQCSLENSTCADGKSQSCHGRGPEFRALDLGVKSCYEIGRRQFAGAQTIYNSLGTSGTPIEGSSVKAFHFFHDMRFWNFTLPSGKQAQTCPAALGYSFAAGTSDWPGAFDFTQGDSGEPNANPIWRVVSGLIRTPTEEQKACQGSKPILLDVGEMDEPYAWTPNIVDIQVLRVGQFLIIVSPSEATTMSGRRWKAAVATEASSFLPQKPIVVLGGPANSYSHYCVTPEEYEIQRYEGASTLFGPHELDAYINLTVSNMHYLHPDSKDTPDQGPLAPDNRGKALSFITGVVVDGAPIGSSFGKVVHQPSASYQIGSVVNVTFQGANPRNNLRQEQTFAAVEQQGSDGSWTRVRDDTDWFLVYSWRRTNFILGYSEVDISWETYGNAQPGTYRIKYYGDSKPPIGSVNPFDGTSNSFKLTGGLTRQLRP; this is encoded by the exons ATGGCGTACTCGACTGCTGGGCCCTCCCAAGGCTTGGGCCTTTCTAGAAGCTCCATCTACAGCTTATTCTTCCTGGTGGCACTGTGCGTCCTCAGTACGCTGGCAGCTTGCGGCTCCGCGGCCGCCACGGGTGACAAGTATCTTATTGGCGTTGGTAAAGCAGACATCACAGGCCCTGTTGTTGAAATCGGCTTTGCCGGATACGCCAATCTCGACCAGAAAGGCACTGGTCTTCGGCAGCGTCTGCACAGCCGCGCTTTCATTGTCGCTGATAAGAATAATCCTGATGACCGGTTTGTGTACCTGGTCCTAGACTCGCAGTCTGGAGATACTGCTACACGTTATGGCGTATTGGACGGACTAAAGAATCTGGGAGCTGAGTACAGTATCTACGGCCATAATAACATCGCTTTGACCGGCACTCACAGCCATGCTGGCCCAGGCGCCTGGTTCAACTATCTCTTACCGCAGATCACAACCCTGGGCTTCGACAAGCAGAGCTACCAGGCTCTCGTGGACGGTGCCGTGCTGTCAATTAAGCGCGCCCATGAAAATCTCCAGGAC GGCTATTTGGATGCAGGCACGACAAGAGTCAAAGATGGCGCTATTAACCGCTCGCTTTACGCCTATCTTGCCAATCCCGAATCCGAACGCAAACAATATGAAGACGATACCGACACTTTAATGACCCTCCTTCGTTTCAAGCGTGCTTCCGATAACAAGGACATCGGCGTCCTCACATGGTTTCCCGTTCACGGCACCTCCCTTCTCGGTAATAATACCCACGCTGCTGCGGACAACAAGGGTGTTGCGGCGTGGATGTTCGAAAATGCCATGAAGGATAACTCTAACGCTGCCGATGGATTTGTGGCTGGGTTTAGTCAGGCTAATGTGGGCGATACTACACCAAACGTTCTTGGGGCATATTGCGATGATGGATCCGGCCAGCAGTGTAGCTTGGAAAATAGCACCTGTGCGGATGGCAAGTCGCAGAGTTGTCACGGACGGGGACCCGAGTTCAGAGCGTTGGACCTCGGCGTTAAAAGCTGTTATGAGATAGGACGCCGTCAATTTGCAGGTGCTCAAACCATCTAC AACTCCCTGGGTACTTCGGGAACCCCAATTGAAGGCTCATCCGTCAAGGCATTCCATTTCTTCCACGACATGCGATTCTGGAACTTCACTCTTCCCAGTGGCAAGCAGGCCCAGACTTGCCCAGCCGCTTTGGGCTACTCGTTCGCAGCTGGAACATCCGACTGGCCTGGCGCATTCGATTTTACGCAAGGTGATTCTGGCGAGCCCAATGCCAATCCCATTTGGAGAGTCGTTTCGGGGCTTATTAGAACGCCCACGGAGGAACAAAAGGCATGCCAAGGCTCCAAGCCTATTCTCCTCGACGTTGGTGAAATGGATGAACCTTATGCCTGGACACCAAACATTGTCGACATTCAAGTCCTCCGCGTAGGTCAATTCCTCATCATTGTCTCTCCCTCGGAAGCAACCACCATGTCTGGACGACGGTGGAAAGCTGCTGTTGCAACCGAAGCTTCTAGCTTCTTGCCTCAGAAGCCCATCGTTGTTCTTGGTGGCCCAGCAAACAGCTATTCTCACTACTGTGTTACACCCGAAGAATACGAAATTCAACGCTACGAGGGTGCATCGACATTGTTTGGACCCCATGAACTGGATGCCTACATCAACCTCACCGTCAGCAATATGCATTACCTCCACCCAGACTCAAAGGACACGCCTGACCAAGGACCTCTTGCGCCCGACAACCGTGGCAAAGCGCTCTCCTTCATCACCGGCGTGGTTGTCGACGGTGCGCCGATCGGCTCATCGTTTGGCAAGGTGGTCCACCAACCGTCCGCATCATATCAAATCGGATCTGTGGTCAACGTCACTTTCCAAGGCGCCAACCCTCGCAATAACCTCCGCCAGGAACAGACTtttgccgccgtcgagcAGCAAGGTTCCGACGGCTCGTGGACCCGAGTACGCGACGATACAGACTGGTTCCTCGTCTATTCATGGCGCCGGACCAACTTCATCCTGGGATACAGCGAGGTGGATATATCATGGGAGACGTATGGGAATGCCCAACCAGGCACGTACAGAATCAAATACTACGGCGACTCTAAGCCCCCGATTGGCAGTGTAAATCCATTCGATGGGACTAGCAATTCATTCAAGTTGACGGGCGGCTTGACACGACAGTTGCGCCCCTGA